gctGCTCCGCCGCCGTCTCCGCGGGAGCATGGAGTGCGCCCTGGACGCCCAGAGCCTGATCAGCATCTCCCTGCGCAAGATCCACAGCTCCCGAACCCAGCGCGGCGGCATCAAGCTGCACAAGAACCTCCTGGTGTCCTACGTGCTCCGCAACGCGCGCCAGCTCTACCTGAGCGAGCGCTACGCCGAGCTCTACCGgcgccagcagcagcagcaacagcagcagccgccccaccaccagcaccagcaccTAGCGTACGCGGCGCCGGGCATGCCGGCCAGCGCGGCCGACTTCGGCCCGCTCCAACTTGGCGGCGGCGGGGACGCGGAGGCGCGCGAGCCGGCCGCCCGGCACCAGCTGCACCAGCTTCACCAGCTGCACCTCCAGCAGCAGCTGCACCAGCACCAGCACCCGGCGCCCAGGGGctgcgcggcggcggcggcggccggagCGCCCGCGGGCGGCGCGGGGGCGCTCTCGGAGCTGCCCGGGTGCGCCGCGCTCCAGCCGCCGCACGGCGCGCCCCACCGCGGGCAGCCCTTGGAGCCTCTGCAGCCGGGTCCTGcgccgctgccgctgccgccgcccGCGCCCGCTGCGCTCTGCCCGCGGGACCCTCGCGCCCCGGCCGCCTGCTCCGCGCCCTCCGCGCCCCCAGGGGCCGCCCCTCCGGCCGCCGCCGCTTCTCCGCCCGCCTCCCCGGCCCCCGCCTCCTCCCCCGGCTTCTACCGGGGCGCATACCCTACCCCCTCGGACTTCGGCTTGCACTGCAGCAGCCAGACCACCGTGCTGGACCTAGACACTCACGTGGTGACCACGGTGGAGAACGGCTACTTGCACCAGGACTGCTGCGCCTCCGCCCACTGCCCCTGCTGTGGCCAGGGCGCTCCGGGACCGGGCCTGGCGTCCGCCGCCGGCTGCAAGCGCAAGTATTACCCtggccaggaggaggaggaagacgaCGAGGAGGACGCGGGCGAGCTGGGGGCCGAGCCCCCCGGGGGCGCCCCGTTCGCCCCCTGCAAGCGCGCCCGCTTCGAGGACTTCTGCCCGGACTCGTCCCCGGACGCGTCCAACATCTCAAACTTGATCTCCATCTTTGGCTCCGGCTTCTCGGGGCTGGTGAGCCGACAGCCGGACTCCTCGGAGCAGCCGCCGCCGCTCAACGGGCAGCTGTGCGCCAAGCAGGCGCTCGCCAGCCTCGGCGCCTGGACTCGAGCCATTGTCGCCTTCTAGGGACCCCCGAGGGCACAGGGACCCGGGGCCCCGCGGGGCTGGGGCCAGACAAAGACTCGGCAAAGGGGCGAGAGGAGGGAACGAGCGGGCGCCGGGCCACTCGGGGCTGAGCTGGGGGCGAGCGGGGGCAGGCGGCTGATGTTttataaattgtaaaataaaaaaaaagaaatctaaaatctTGGACTTTATTTTTGCAGAGAGAAAAAGCGCCTATTTAAGTATGCTTTGTGTTTCTCctactccttttttctttttattgtagtGATTGCAGTGGTGTTTAGCGAGGAGCCTACCACGTGAGGGAGGGCTGCTGCCCGGAGGAGGTGCCGGGCAGCCGGGGGCGAGGCAGGGCGCCCTGGCCGCCGGGGCGCGCCGGGGGCGCAGCGCAGGAGGGCGCCGGACCTGGGAAGCCGATTCCAATCAGTTGTCAGACCCGGGAAGCCCGACGTTGAACGCTCTCCCGAGTCCCTCTGTGGGGTGAGGAATGGGTCTTGTGAAATTCTGAGCAAAAACAAAGGCAAACTCTATCTCCGAAAGGGACGTTTGGGTCACATTTCCTCTCTGGGGGCGGACTCCAAAGTTCTCAAAAtgagaaggcagaaatgaaaacacttcaactttttttttcttttcttcccggGGCGGGTGTCTTGAACCCCTCTTCTCCCCGCCCCTCTGGCTCcgttctcctcccctcctccacccgTCTCCCGGACTCGGGGGTGGCGCCTGACACCCCGACACTCTCGGACACTGTTTGGGTAAGGGGTGGGGGGCGGACACGGCGGACTACATTTCCCATCATGCCCAGCACTGCGGTCCTCACTaaacaaaaaaggaagtcaaTTCCTTCACCTGGATCCCCGGCGGCCCCGGGGGAGGGAGGGGCCGGGACCGCCGACTGCGTTGGAGACTTTGCACTAAGTTCCTGGTCAgctgtggtgtttgtgtgtgtgcttctaAGTTGCACTGCCTTGGTTCAGCCTTCGGTTGCATTTCACGAAACCAGCATTGTTCGAGCCTGTGAGAACCCCGTCCTGTGTCTTCAGCTCGATagatttgtttaatttaaaagccTTTTGTTGTAAAAAGGTGGGGTTCGTCTGCAGCCCCTCTGGTTCTCTGCCATCAGCACCGTGTGGACTCCAAAACGAGTTGCCAATCCTTCCTTTCTCGGCCCTTTTCCCTCGTTACCCTGTATTTTTGTGCATACTGAATTGTATATCACCGGGTAAAACTGTTCagattgtttaaatttataatcttAATAAAAAGTCGATTACAGAAGATGGTGGTGCCTTGTTTTCAGATATCTGGGGGCGTCAGAGAGGATAGAGAGGTGTGGGGAGAGACCCCGCCCACCCCCATGTAAACCCCAGTTCTCTTCGGTCTGGGCGGGCGGGATCTACCCACATCCGCAAGGTCGGCGGTGGGAGAATGGGGGGTGATGGTGGTGGCTGGGGATGAAGCGGGTGCTGGGCGTCTCTCGGCCGCCCCCGCTCCAGGGGGGGTCCTGTCCCCCACGGGAACTGGCCGCCCCGGGGTCTCCAGCGGGAAGCGGAGCCAGCCTCCAGCACATTTCCTGCCCAGGCACAGGCGCAGGGCCTGGTCGGCCTCGAGTCTGAGCTCTCTGTGGCCGGGGAAAGCAGCCGGGGGACGCCGGGGGTTTCAGGGCCACCCGCACTCCCTGCCCCGCGCCTCTGCCCCGCACGTCCGCAGGTCTCGGGCTGCAACTTGGggaagttttttccttttctttttcccttttttttttttaagttgagttTGTTATCACTGCTCGGTGCCACTTGGTGGTGTGCTGGCGGCGTCTCCCTCCCTCCTCgcgcccctcccctctccctctccttccctcccacccgcCGCTCTTCCCTCCCCagtggatggagggaggaaggctCCTGGCGCGCGCTCCCCTCTGACCACCTACGGAATGACCTCAGAGTGGGAGAATGTGCCAAGGCCCGGGGGAAGCTCGCGTTCTCCCCACTGGAAACAAATCCACATCTGGAGCCGCGGCTTGGGCCCGGGGGCGCGCGGGATAGTTCCAGCTTTGCAAAGAGGGGTTAGGAAAGAAAGAacgagaaaaagaaagcaaagtggCAGCCTGCTGGCTGTTTGCTGCCGACTCCCCACAGGTCCTCGCTCTCGCTGGCTCCCTCGCCCCCACACTGCCCTCGCCGGTGCGAGCCTCGCAGCCACCCCGCAGGACGGCTCgcgccccccaccccagccttcgCGCCTCCCGCGGCGACAGGAGGGGCTGCCGCCAAGAGGCCCCCAAGCCAGACTCTGAGAGGCGGACGCAAGCCTGTCCCCGGGGACTGCTCCGCTCTGGATCCCGGTGTCGCGCGAGGCGAAGTTCTCGGGGACACTCTCCAGAATGCGGGGGTCCGCGGAGGTCCGCGTTGGGGGTGGGGAAAAAGGAGGCTCTGGGGGCGTGAGTCGCGGGGAGGAAAAGCACCTTCACCCCCAGGGCTGCTTCATCGGCCTCCCACGGGAAGAGTCTGGAGCTGCCGAGGAGGGGGAACAGTGCGTCTCCtccctccccattttcccctgCAAGTCCAAGGAAATCGCGGTTGGCTGCACGGTTTTGCTTCAATCCACGAAGCCAGTTGCCAGAGCTCCCCCTAGCGCCGCTTCGGGCGCGCTGCAGTGGCTGGGGCTGAGAGTGGGCGAGGCTCGGCGGAGGCGGCGGGGCTGTCGGGGGCCGCTTCGCGTCCACTCGGGGAGCTGCGTGGAGTCTGCATCTCGCCCTTGCCTGAGCTGGGTCCCGGGGCCGCGTGCGTCCCCACTCCAGGCCCGCGTCGAGGAGGGGCACGTGGTCGGCCCCCTTTGTTGGGAGCTGGGCACTGGAAGGGACCGGCCAAAGGGCTTGGGAATTCCCCACCCGCCCCAGGGATCCCTGTGGTAAAGGAGAGTGGATGGTGGAGTGCGAAATAAGATCTCTGAACTCAACAGGACCCCAGACGAgggctcccctcccctctgccgGGTGATCTGAGCCTAAGCCGCACACTGGAATCTAGCAATGCCAAGGGATGGGATGGGGCGCTCTGGGAGCACCCTAAAGAGAGGTGCCCTTCCCCCTCCCTTATCTTCTCGGGGCCCAAGGACCTGGGCAGCCCCACAAAGGGTTAGTGCCCTGAGTATAATTCCCCTTGACCCAAAACGCAACCCACTGGCAATCTACCCGTCTCACCAAGACATTCCACACAAAACTGTAACAGGCTGCACAGCCTTGATTCTACACTACACCCCACACTGAGGGCCACACCCAGCCACACACTGTCTCCAACACTTGCTCCTAAGCTGCATCTTCACCCCACTCACAACCCCTGGGGCCACTGGCGCAGCAGGAAACATACCAGCCTAGAACATCCAGAGAGACCGATGTTCCCGTGCATAGCACAAGTGAGAGGCTGGGTCCGGGAGGCGGGTGGATGGGGTTGCCTGGCCATGGGGGTCGTCTGAAAGGGGGATGGGGTCAGGCGGGCAGGCAAACCAGGAGTCCATTTCAGCTCCACAGACAAGCCTCTCTCCCTCCAGTAAAAAGACCAGTGGAGCCCCCAGACAGGACTTAGGGGTGCTGCTTAGGGAGGTAGGGGAATTAGAAGAGACTGGGTGCCCAGGGGATGACAAGGGGGAGCTTCCAGAGAGCAGCAGCTCTAGAAGAAAGAGCTCCAGCAAGTCCGTGGTCCTCCTAGGTTAAGCAGCTCCCCCCAACACACTCCCCCAGGCTCCTAGGACACCACGGGTCTGGCTGCCCTTGATACGTGGTGTAGGGCTGAGCCAGGCTCCAAGCTGCGCTCCCAGCAACATGGAGCTGCTGGGATGACAGCCCAGAGCCTCAGAGCTGCAGGCTGCCCTCCAGAGAAGCCAGGGGTGGGGATGCCTCGGGCTCCCAGGAGAGTCACTGCGCAGGGCACTGAGATctgggtgctgggtgctgggtgctctgtgtgtgtgtgtgtgtgtgtgcagcaaGAAATAcagtgtgtgtgactgtgtgtccCTCTGGCACAGGGGATGCACACCAGGAGCTCTCCCTCCAATCAGTGGACAGTATTTATGAAGCTCCCATTTGGTGCTTGGCCTGTGTGAGGCACTAATCTGACCACAGTGAACAATAGCAGCAAATGACGAGGACAGCAAGCCCCTCTCTCTGGATTAGCTCGTTTAATTTTTCCAGCTACCCTCTGAGGTAGAGACTGTAAGCATCCTCATTTCAGAAATGAGAAacctcgcccaaggtcacacaactgagAGGTGGCCAGTTTCTACTGTTGGAGCTCACAGTTGAGTGGGTAAGAATTTGTAACATTACATTGCGAGCTGGCAAATGATTCCGAGGTTGTTTAAATAGTCACATTGATAAGTCCCAGCTGAACCGAAACTGGGTTCTGGGATCTCTTCATCCCTGAACTAGCTGGTTGGGAACACACACCTCACCCCCAATACTTCATGCTGCAGTTTCCAGGGACAGGGATGAAGAGACACACAGCACAGTGGTGTCTGTACCCACCTCATCCAAGGCAGAGCCCTGTTTCCTGAAGACTCACTTGTGGTAGGGGACAGCAGCACCACTggcatcagcctgggcaaaaggtgGGATTTCTTGGCTCAAGGCCAGAACTGTGCAGTGGGCAGGGGCACAGCTGGCTTCAGGCACAGCAGGATCCAGGCACAGATCTTTTCCAAGATGCTGTCTCTCCATCTCCTGTAACTTTATTCTTTGAACTCAAGCTTCCCACTGTAGCCACAGGTGGCAGCTCCTGGCCTCCAATTCTCAAAGCTTTGCCACCCAAGAGGAACTGCCTTCTTCTCTTATTTTCGACTCAGAAAATCCCAGGGAAAACAAAAGCATTggccagggcgtggtggctcacgcctgtaatcccggcactttgggagacggaggcagtggatcacctgaggtcaggagtttgagaccagcctggccaacacggtgaaacctcttctctactaaaattacaaaaattagccgggtgtgatggcgtgcacctgttatcccagctactcgggaggctgaggctggagaatcacttgaccccaggagacggaggttgcagtgagccaagattgtgccgctgcactctagcctgggccacagagcaacactccatttcaaaaaaaaaaaaaaagaaaagaaaatcccagggaAAGGCTGTAATGTCCTAAGTGTACAGCCAGGACATGAGGGGTGGTTAGTAGCTAGCGCCCACTGGAAGCTCACAGAAGCTTCTCAGAAAAGGAGGGTGGTCGGTACCGGCTGGCAGACCCAAGATGTCCTTCAGAGAGAGGGGCTGCAAGCCGAGCTaagggaggtgtctcccagtggAACTCGGAGCACAGGCATGGCTGCTTCAGAACCTGGGCGACAATGCGGTCAACGCAGCGCTGGAAGGGGAACACCCTCCCTGCTCCTGGCCAGGATAAAGAGGCTCCAGGGCCATCGGGTGCCTCCCAGTTTTGTCACTCAGGAATCATCAGGGGAGGGGAGGCCGAACAAGGGGGCTGGATTTTTCCAGCAGGCTCCATGGCCAGGGCAGCAACAGGGACCACCCTCAGGGGACTTAGGGCAGGGATAGCTGCAGGGAGACAGAAGCAGAACCTGGCTGGGATCTCACATGTGGCTCCTCAAGGGACTCCCAGATACAACTGCAAAGGCTTCAGGGCAGGCCAAGATGCTAGCCAGCAGGATAGGGCTGGAGTGGCCGCAGGAAACATTAACATGGCCACCGGGATGTCCCCCGCTGGTAGGGCCTAGGGACATCTTGGGTACAGGTGGCCTTAGCTATTCATATGTTTAGAGGAAAAAAGACTGAATACAAGTTCAAAAATGCTGAAATGGTTATTACTAGGTGGGCAATTACAGGAGACCTTTATTTTATCATTCATACAtgtctatattttccaaattttctacaataagcATGTATCACCTTTGTATTTACAAGAAAAACGAACAGTACGCCAGAGAAAAATGTGACATGACAGGTGCTACAATCGATGTCCAGTGTTCTATGGAGCAGAGAGGAGGGAGCAGCTAGGTCCAGTCTGGCTGGGGGAAGGCTCAACCCCTGAGAAACAGTCCTCTACCTGACAGCCTTGGTCAACGGGAATCCACACTCCTGtcctctggttttttttttaagaggtgtgAGACAAAACAACAAGCTCAGCTCCAGGACATGGTTGAGAAGCACTGCGGAGGGAGTCTCGTTCCTTCTCCTCTCTCATCTCTGACCGCTGTCTCAGCCCCACCCAGTCCCAGCCATCAATCGCCACTGACTTGCTCAGAGTCACAGGATTACGTGGCAAGGTGGGCAGGAAAAGGCAAACGTActcaggaaatattttcagaactTGGGCTGAAACTAAAGAGGAAGAGGCAAAGCTCAGTGGACAGAGCACTGGACCAGGAGTCCAGAGACCCAGACACAGGTTCTAGCTCAGCCACAGACTTAAATTGGGCCCTGGGATGAGTCACTTCCCTAAGGGGCCCatattccctcatctgtaaagacaGAGTGAGAAGAGAGAAGGTTCTAAGCCAGCTCTGATATTCCAAGAGTCAGAAAAGAAACCATTGCTTCCAGCTTTCTGATGATCTGAGGCTTTGTGTCCCATCCGAGTAAGAAAAACACAggtagaggctgggcgcggtggctcacacctgtaatcccagcactttgggaggctgaggcaggtgaatcataaggtcaggggtttgagaccagcctggtcaacatggtgaaaccccgtctctactaaaaatacaaaaaattagctgaacatagtggcaggcgcctgtaatcccagccacttgggaggctgaggcaggataatcgcttgaacccgggagatggaggttgcagtgagccaagatcttgccactgcattccagcctgg
This genomic window from Pan paniscus chromosome 11, NHGRI_mPanPan1-v2.0_pri, whole genome shotgun sequence contains:
- the IER5L gene encoding immediate early response gene 5-like protein codes for the protein MECALDAQSLISISLRKIHSSRTQRGGIKLHKNLLVSYVLRNARQLYLSERYAELYRRQQQQQQQQPPHHQHQHLAYAAPGMPASAADFGPLQLGGGGDAEAREPAARHQLHQLHQLHLQQQLHQHQHPAPRGCAAAAAAGAPAGGAGALSELPGCAALQPPHGAPHRGQPLEPLQPGPAPLPLPPPAPAALCPRDPRAPAACSAPSAPPGAAPPAAAASPPASPAPASSPGFYRGAYPTPSDFGLHCSSQTTVLDLDTHVVTTVENGYLHQDCCASAHCPCCGQGAPGPGLASAAGCKRKYYPGQEEEEDDEEDAGELGAEPPGGAPFAPCKRARFEDFCPDSSPDASNISNLISIFGSGFSGLVSRQPDSSEQPPPLNGQLCAKQALASLGAWTRAIVAF